One genomic segment of Fervidobacterium pennivorans includes these proteins:
- the aglA gene encoding alpha-glucosidase AglA, with protein sequence MSNTGLRVSIIGAGSAVFSMKIISDFCKVPSLSDSHIVLMDIDKTRVENVRVLAKELSQYFGAKLTFEIADTIKGAVEGSDFVINTAMAGGHGYLDLVRSIGEKHGYYRGIDAQNYNFVSDYLNLTNWNQMTLFLKIARTIEKYAPKAWYLQAANPVLEGTTLVSTQTGIKMVGFCHGHYGVEALAKFLGVSEYEWQVGGVNHGIWLTKFTTKEGKNLYEEIEKVSQRIKYEEFKPSNPFDDQLSPVAWEMYKTYGLFPVGDTVRNSTWKYHRNLETKIKWYGAPWGGADSEIGWKWYVDQLSQVVNVIDMFAKMLLSGVKINQLKTGTPIDDYLKEILSEKLSGEQHVPFIKSVVTKTPGRFVVNVLNNGKIKNLDNDVAVEICAKVCGEKFEFEENHIPERIVNWYLKPRILLAKQALDAFLSKDVKLIADILERDPRTKNSEQVEKLISELYPIVIKKAKEIEEQE encoded by the coding sequence ATGAGCAACACAGGGCTAAGAGTGAGTATTATAGGCGCAGGGAGTGCGGTGTTTTCAATGAAAATTATATCGGATTTTTGTAAGGTTCCCAGTCTTTCAGACTCTCACATCGTGCTCATGGATATCGACAAAACACGAGTCGAAAATGTTCGGGTACTTGCAAAAGAACTGAGTCAATACTTCGGGGCAAAACTTACATTTGAGATTGCCGATACCATCAAAGGTGCTGTTGAGGGTTCCGACTTTGTTATAAACACAGCTATGGCCGGAGGACATGGTTATCTGGACCTTGTTAGGTCTATTGGTGAAAAACATGGTTATTATCGCGGAATAGATGCCCAGAACTACAATTTTGTTTCCGATTATCTCAACCTCACGAATTGGAATCAAATGACTTTGTTTTTGAAGATAGCTAGAACAATTGAAAAATATGCTCCAAAAGCTTGGTATCTCCAGGCTGCTAACCCTGTCTTGGAAGGTACAACTCTTGTCTCTACACAAACTGGAATAAAAATGGTCGGATTTTGTCATGGGCACTATGGAGTAGAGGCTCTCGCAAAGTTCTTAGGGGTTTCGGAATACGAATGGCAAGTCGGTGGAGTAAACCATGGAATTTGGTTGACAAAGTTCACAACAAAAGAAGGTAAAAACCTTTACGAAGAAATCGAAAAAGTATCTCAGCGCATTAAATATGAGGAATTTAAACCTTCCAATCCTTTTGATGACCAGCTTTCACCGGTTGCTTGGGAAATGTATAAAACTTATGGTTTGTTCCCAGTAGGGGATACTGTTAGAAATTCAACATGGAAATACCACAGAAATCTTGAAACGAAAATAAAGTGGTATGGAGCTCCATGGGGTGGGGCTGATTCGGAAATAGGGTGGAAATGGTATGTGGACCAGTTATCGCAAGTTGTTAATGTAATAGATATGTTTGCAAAAATGTTACTTAGTGGAGTAAAAATAAATCAGCTAAAAACTGGAACTCCTATCGACGATTATCTAAAAGAGATACTAAGTGAAAAGTTGAGCGGTGAGCAACACGTACCATTTATAAAAAGTGTTGTCACTAAAACACCAGGAAGATTTGTTGTAAACGTTTTAAACAACGGCAAAATTAAGAACCTTGATAACGACGTGGCAGTAGAAATCTGCGCTAAGGTATGCGGTGAGAAGTTTGAGTTTGAAGAGAATCACATTCCAGAACGAATTGTGAACTGGTATTTAAAACCAAGAATATTACTTGCAAAACAAGCTTTAGATGCGTTCTTAAGCAAAGATGTTAAACTAATAGCTGATATTTTAGAGAGGGATCCAAGAACAAAAAACAGTGAGCAAGTGGAGAAACTGATATCCGAACTTTACCCGATAGTAATCAAAAAGGCAAAGGAAATAGAAGAACAAGAGTAA